The sequence CGAGCGCGAGCCGTCGCTGCGGTTGAAGCCCCCGCGCGTGGCCGCGTCTCCGGTCGCGCTGGAGTGCACGCTGCACTCGACACTGCGGCTCGGCGACTCGACGGTGGTGTTCGGTCAGGTGGTCCACGCGGCGGTGAGGGAGGACGTGCTGGTGGACGGCCGGCCGGACATCACGCTCCTGCGCCCCCTGGCCCGGCTGGGCGGGAACGAGTGGAGCACGATCGGGAAGGTGCGCAAGGCGGCGCGCATCCCGTACCGGGAGCCGGCGGCCGGCTGAGGGCGGGTGCTTCCGCTCCCGCCACCGCTCATGTGCCGGCGAGCACGAGGACGAGCGGAATCCCGTGGCACGGCACCAGCCGCAGGTCTCCGTACGCCGCCGGCCGGGCTTCGGCGAGCAGTTCGCCGAAGTCGGGGCCCTTGGTGAGGGATCCGGCGAGGTGGGCGGGGTCGGCGGAGGCGGCGACCCGGCCGCGGGCGTTCACCAGGCGGGCGGGGCGGGGAAGGCGCCGGAGCAAGGGGAGTACGGCCGCTTCGAAGTGCCGCAGGTACACGTCGGCGGCGGCGACGCCGGCGAAGCGCCCCTCGCTCTCGACCGGCGCGGACAGGGTGAGGCTGTATTCGTCGGAGCAGAGGTAGTCCACGTACGGCCCCGCCACGGCTCGGTGTCCGGTGTCCCTGGGCAGGGCGAACCAGTCCCAGTGCGTGTAGTCCGAGTACGCCGAGCGGCTGGGGTCGAGGTCGAGCAGCAGGGGTCGTACCTCGCCGTCGGGGCCCGACTGCCACCATTCCAGCCAGGCGGGTACGTCGGCCAG is a genomic window of Streptomyces griseochromogenes containing:
- a CDS encoding cache domain-containing protein, whose translation is MGWSPVQAASPAATLDTDAEWVASQVGGTLETVFEAVAATRADTAALLARVAAQGRGPVSADLAALRPGLHQRLARQELVSGVGFVAAPGLLADVPAWLEWWQSGPDGEVRPLLLDLDPSRSAYSDYTHWDWFALPRDTGHRAVAGPYVDYLCSDEYSLTLSAPVESEGRFAGVAAADVYLRHFEAAVLPLLRRLPRPARLVNARGRVAASADPAHLAGSLTKGPDFGELLAEARPAAYGDLRLVPCHGIPLVLVLAGT